In Salvelinus fontinalis isolate EN_2023a chromosome 25, ASM2944872v1, whole genome shotgun sequence, one genomic interval encodes:
- the zmp:0000000991 gene encoding serine-rich adhesin for platelets, translating to MLSSTLVSVLAPQWSGRIRRNKRGIAVTDIGVVGTATSESGQETQGSGQEVSEGSVLLKPQVPLETDSVGQRRQQPFLGTQNQRVGERGLTLGSQVHERASTLGSSRSTVGGWYEGSTPNLKLDNPTKAPVSKPVSLDVSWGRLVNSGGEGGAVSPVTPSSPLSRDLHVHKGMLQASRQGDQTSLLSSKPTTSSLLFSLRRLNHSETNISSPTNDRDGETSSPHLSPTTTNYKESETIRAHFTLTSSNDGARERSKFLPNSASPTYRTIERSRHLPLPTSNHREANSHRTQLFSTSPNYKDTEGTPFTKLPQTSRAYPNPTFPSKQTLLFSGLERLSPSERPDGTTVPISDTHLPSSPPFQYDHLDFLRSQSLPRGTTLRSTSWRKHITLEDSVSNPSSPLSPTTTINNNNNTSSLSNTSSNNNTDPSSTNDNTGVNPQISINNNNNLVTPNNTNLNRNTVTGKPTTQSTLKRTYAQDIPDQDSYRILQIQDSINSNNRQSQKPYCLSNISFSSNNSSPASSSTLSSPIKSSKPDCYSRPSSYDTIYTPLTVFSPNSPKTPTSSETSDTPSSLSSHRIVYKSHSPNPSSRQLSLQTSIASTSLSSHRPLYSSRSLNTTSSMSQDPQNSPKSPPPVVRSQIPIVSNTHTPTSQLQSPKNGYMPTTTPKPLLLKTGYVPSIPTPTRYTRPLSPASYTLTSGSYTPISLSIPTTQAPSTLPLSPPSSSPLVERTFIGSLDLSPKKHQPQVEGRVTAHRAWQESQLRLSQSHSPQRPLSPTRPLRSVGGPAIFSSLRSGSPTWATSPLSPPTPRTTKLQVWRGTSMHNLSIISDTLVKEGGQALSERVSDHTSNFTFNHTRTDSTAIGPQRKTAAPLSLPDFGSFSKPRFSSPPYSTLKSSRPTLGEVTHTTSPQPLLSPPTSPQHYPFYGHHRARSQDSSKIVALEIDCVNNNSKQTSQENVETLVYRISKVDSSAILDSIRPAQPCFPRHTPDTRVVTGIKSNELCRLPSQHSQVIGIPSCQSYQSSNHSGALDTEKVVCKSESLPKSAAAPLQTQSPKKGLFSLRGKRDNVVGTPAANLPRNPVMPPSEKPKKESEKEQKESNKIDLVLSRLRQTFRVKRLDDERTKRTPQPPSVRGASDISYVTESSGSSDREEEGKWRENDGVHKPSNSFWAGSEHTSVMTKENVRREHSQFEGFKDHKETRNRDQPCVMDLPQFESYKDESITKPKNQPSSGEISPTRRQFEAYKEERISRARKQPPQRDFSPVRHQPWDPSRSATLPAYRTSSGSPRNTFSDFHFSQKDSENENVFHIPRIPQRKKTTSLCEPGDREFGSGDQRGSEGRLASFSSCADLKYGLEAGRSFSVTSVLSSRPSGPGRISSGPRVSSVSDLTYPALTFGEEVMTWDDCRVKGDWTIPMWDTHTTTGHKTTGDSQAVNDWSVISDRTSRNERKTIKANFINPHKARSKSLPRNVSWSSEVTAPSPTSTTTGRMWNHGSLETSHSLWDTEGPPTLPPSPPWSPASRRISRPPSSSSSASPSPTDSRASQDSLSPRGRLPSRGYVSNLAVFEESNSGSDTDSDTTTDDEYYLAGDGGEKETEL from the coding sequence ATGTTGTCCTCCACGCTGGTGTCGGTTCTCGCCCCGCAGTGGAGTGGGAGAATACGCAGGAACAAGCGGGGCATAGCCGTTACGGACATTGGTGTGGTTGGCACGGCAACCAGTGAGTCTGGACAGGAAACCCAAGGTAGCGGACAGGAAGTGAGCGAGGGGAGTGTGCTTTTGAAGCCGCAAGTCCCTCTCGAGACAGACTCTGTAGGACAACGACGACAACAACCGTTTCTGGGGACCCAGAACCAACGTGTTGGGGAGAGGGGGTTGACCCTTGGATCACAAGTCCATGAGAGGGCTTCAACCCTGGGTAGCAGCAGAAGCACAGTGGGGGGCTGGTATGAGGGAAGCACCCCCAACCTCAAACTGGACAACCCAACAAAGGCCCCAGTTTCTAAGCCTGTCTCTCTGGATGTGAGTTGGGGGAGGCTGGTCaacagtgggggagaggggggagctgTTTCCCCTGTTACTCccagctctcccctctctcgcgACCTGCATGTACACAAGGGAATGCTACAGGCTAGTCGTCAAGGAGACCAGACATCATTGCTGAGTTCCAAACCAACAACCAGTAGCCTTCTTTTCTCTCTGAGAAGGCTCAACCACTCAGAGACCAATATCTCCTCTCCAACCaatgacagagatggagagacttcAAGTCCACACCTCTCTCCAACCACAACCAATTACAAAGAATCAGAGACAATTAGGGCACACTTTACCTTAACCTCATCCAATGATGGAGCCAGAGAGAGGTCCAAGTTCCTCCCAAATTCAGCTTCTCCCACTTACAGGACAATAGAGAGGTCAAGGCACCTCCCATTACCAACTTCCAATCACAGAGAagcaaattcacacaggacacaacTATTTTCAACCTCGCCCAATTACAAAGACACAGAGGGCACACCCTTTACCAAACTTCCCCAGACTTCCAGGGCGTATCCCAACCCAACCTTCCCCAGTAAGCAGACTCTTCTGTTTAGTGGTCTAGAGAGACTTTCCCCCTCAGAGAGACCAGATGGAACCACGGTTCCCATCAGTGATACtcatcttccttcctctccaccgtTCCAATATGACCACCTGGATTTTCTAAGGAGCCAGTCTCTTCCCAGAGGAACCACCCTGAGATCTACTAGCTGGAGAAAGCATATTACTCTGGAGGACAGTGTGTCTAATCCCAGTTCCCCCCTcagtcccactaccactatcaacaacaacaacaacacatccagCCTCTCAAACACTTCCAGCAATAATAACACAGACCCCTCTAGCACCAATGATAACACTGGTGTCAATCCCCAAATCAGcatcaataacaacaataatttAGTCACCCCCAACAATACCAACCTAAACCGCAATACTGTCACTGGCAAACCCACAACTCAGAGCACCCTTAAAAGGACTTATGCTCAAGATATCCCAGACCAGGATTCCTATAGAATACTCCAAATTCAGGATTCCATTAACTCGAATAACCGACAATCACAAAAGCCCTATTGTTTGTCCAATATCTCCTTCAGCTCTAACAACAGTAGCCCAGCTAGCTCGAGCACTTTGAGTAGCCCAATAAAGTCCAGTAAGCCTGATTGCTACAGTAGGCCATCTAGTTATGACACCATCTACACCCCCCTGACCGTATTTAGCCCCAACTCCCCCAAGACTccaaccagctctgaaaccagtgACACTCCATCCTCCCTCAGTAGTCATAGAATCGTTTATAAGTCCCATTCCCCGAACCCCTCTTCCAGACAGCTCTCCTTACAAACCAGTATCGCCTCCACATCCCTCAGTAGCCACAGACCCCTCTATAGTTCCCGCTCACTCAATACCACCAGCTCTATGAGCCAAGACCCCCAAAACAGCCCAAAATCTCCACCCCCAGTTGTCAGAAGCCAGATTCCCATAGTGAGtaacacccacacccccacatcCCAACTGCAGTCCCCTAAAAATGGTTACATGCCTACCACAACTCCCAAACCACTCCTACTTAAAACCGGCTACGTCCCCAGTATCCCTACCCCGACCCGCTACACACGACCGTTGTCCCCAGCCAGCTATACCCTCACATCCGGCAGCTATACCCCCATATCCCTGAGTATCCCCACCACCCAGGCCCCCTccacccttcccctctccccacccAGCTCGTCCCCTCTGGTGGAAAGGACGTTCATAGGCAGCCTAGACCTCTCCCCTAAGAAACACCAGCCCCAAGTGGAAGGGAGGGTAACAGCACATAGAGCATGGCAGGAGTCACAACTAAGGCTGTCACAGTCTCATTCACCTCAGAGACCTCTGTCCCCAACCAGACCCCTCCGTAGTGTAGGGGGTCCCGCCATCTTCTCCTCCCTGAGATCGGGCAGCCCAACCTGGGCTACGTCACCTTTGTCTCCCCCAACTCCCAGGACCACCAAACTACAAGTTTGGAGGGGAACCTCGATGCATAACTTATCCATAATATCTGATACATTGGTGAAGGAGGGAGGCCAAGCTCTCTCAGAGCGTGTCAGCGACCACACTTCAAACTTCACATTCAACCACACAAGAACCGACTCGACCGCAATAGGACCACAGAGGAAGACCgctgcccctctctcccttccagattTTGGGAGCTTTTCCAAGCCACGATTTAGCTCCCCGCCCTACTCCACACTCAAGTCTTCACGCCCAACACTGGGTGAggtcacacacacaacctcacccCAACCCCTTCTATCACCCCCTACCTCACCCCAACACTACCCCTTCTACGGCCACCACAGGGCTAGGTCACAGGACAGTTCAAAGATTGTTGCCTTGGAAATTGATTGTGTCAACAACAACTCCAAACAGACCAGTCAAGAAAATGTTGAAACACTTGTGTACAGGATTTCTAAAGTTGATTCCTCTGCCATATTGGACAGTATTAGGCCTGCACAGCCCTGTTTTCCTCGACACACTCCAGACACACGAGTCGTCACAGGGATAAAGTCCAATGAACTCTGCCGTCTACCTTCACAACACAGCCAGGTGATTGGAATTCCCAGCTGTCAATCATACCAAAGCTCCAATCACAGTGGAGCATTAGACACTGAGAAGGTTGTGTGTAAAAGCGAGAGTTTGCCTAAGAGTGCAGCGGCTCCATTACAAACCCAGAGCCCAAAGAAAGGCTTATTCTCACTGAGGGGTAAGAGAGACAATGTTGTTGGTACACCTGCTGCCAATCTCCCTAGAAACCCAGTGATGCCTCCGTCTGAGAAACCAAAGAAAGAGTCAGAGAAGGAGCAAAAGGAAAGTAACAAAATAGACCTGGTGCTGAGTCGACTCCGGCAGACCTTCAGAGTCAAACGTCTCGATGACGAGAGGACGAAGAGAACACCGCAGCCACCTTCTGTCAGAGGAGCCAGTGACATTAGTTATGTCACTGAGAGTAGTGGTTCTAGCGATCGAGAAGAGGAGGGAAAATGGAGGGAGAATGATGGCGTTCACAAACCTTCAAACTCTTTCTGGGCTGGCAGTGAGCACACGTCAGTTATGACGAAGGAAAATGTTAGACGTGAACACTCACAGTTTGAGGGTTTTAAAGACCATAAAGAGACTAGAAACAGAGACCAACCTTGTGTTATGGACCTTCCTCAATTTGAGTCTTACAAGGACGAAAGCATCACTAAACCCAAAAACCAACCTTCTAGTGGTGAGATCAGCCCAACAAGGCGGCAGTTTGAAGCTTACAAAGAGGAGAGGATCAGTAGAGCCAGAAAGCAACCTCCTCAGAGAGACTTCAGCCCCGTTAGGCATCAACCCTGGGACCCCAGCCGCTCTGCAACCCTCCCTGCCTACAGAACCTCCTCAGGCAGCCCCAGAAACACTTTCTCTGACTTCCACTTCAGCCAGAAGGACTCTGAGAACGAGAACGTGTTCCACATTCCCAGGATTCCTCAGAGGAAGAAGACCACCTCTCTTTGTGAGCCAGGGGACAGGGAGTTTGGTTCCGGAGATCAGCGTGGCAGTGAGGGACGTctggcctccttctcctcctgtgCTGATCTCAAATACGGTCTTGAGGCTGGGCGTTCCTTCTCTGTGACTTCTGTGCTCTCCAGCCGACCTTCGGGTCCTGGACGTATCTCCTCAGGCCCTAGGGTCAGCAGTGTCAGTGACCTCACTTACCCCGCTCTGACCTTTGGAGAAGAGGTCATGACTTGGGATGACTGTAGGGTCAAAGGTGATTGGACAATACCaatgtgggacacacacacaaccactggCCACAAAACCACAGGTGACAGCCAAGCTGTAAATGACTGGTCTGTCATTAGTGACAGGACATCCAGAAATGAGCGCAAAACAATCAAAGCTAATTTTATAAATCCACACAAGGCTAGATCCAAATCCCTACCCAGAAATGTATCCTGGAGTTCAGAGGTCACCGCCCcatctccaacctccaccaccaCTGGCCGCATGTGGAACCATGGCAGCCTGGAGACCTCTCACTCCCTGTGGGATACAGAGGgtcctccaaccctccctccgtCCCCTCCCTGGTCCCCAGCCTCCAGACGCATATCTCGCCCTcccagctcctcctcctctgcctccccctcccccacagACAGCAGGGCGTCACAGGACAGCCTGTCCCCTAGGGGGCGCCTACCCTCCAGGGGCTACGTCTCCAACCTGGCAGTCTTCGAGGAGTCCAACTCAGGCTCTGACACGGACTCTGACACAACCACAGATGATGAATACTACCTGGCAGGTGATGGCGGTGAGAAGGAGACTGAACTGTGA